GGAGATACTACCAGTTCGACCTCAGGATTAGTAATTAGTGTAACAGCTATTGGTGAGGTGGATGCTAAAGATATTGTTCGAAGAGATACGGCAAAAGAAAGCGATTTACTTGTAGTTTCTGGCGATTTGGGTGGAGCTTATGTGGGCTTGCAATTGCTGGAGCGAGAAAAGGAAGTGTATAAAGCAAATCCTAAAATTCAACCCGATTTGGAGGGGAATGATTATATTTTGGAGCGGCAGCTAAAGCCAGAAGCCAGGATGGATGTGCCCGAACTCTTAAAAAAATTAGATGTATTGCCCACCTCCATGATTGATATATCGGATGGCTTATCTTCCGAAGTTTTGCACCTCTGTGAATCCTCAAAAGTTGGCTGTAATTTGTATGAAGAAAAAATTCCGCTCGATCCCACCACCATCAATATGGCACGCGAATTTAATTTAGATCCAACCGTGTGTGCACTTAGTGGGGGCGAGGATTATGAATTGCTTTTTACCATCGATTTAAAAGACTACGACAAACTGAAAGGGAATCCCAATTTTACCATCATTGGCCACATGACAGCACAATCGGCCGGAGCCAATTTAATTGCCCGCAATGGAGCTTTGTATCCAATAACCGCGCAGGGATGGGATGCTTTGCTGAAAAAGGAGTAATCTAAATTGAGGAGCGAATTAATTAAAAGCCTCCTTAATTTTTTCAGGAAGTTTGGCGTTAATAACATCTTTGCTGAGCAGCAACATGTTTTTAATCGCAATGGGATTAGATATTCCGTGTCCTATCAACACATTGGCATTCACGCCTAAAATGGGGGTTCCGCCGTAGTTTTCATAGTTAAAACGATCAAAAAATTCATCGCTTCTTCCGCGTTTTTTGATTAAGGTATAAAAGGCTTCCGCTTCTTTTAGCACCACATTGCCGGTAAATCCATCGCACACAATAACATCTACTGCGCTGCTAAAAAGATCGCGCCCTTCCACATTTCCAATAAAATTAAAATGAGTGGAGTCTTTCATTAAGGCATGCGCAGCTTGGCTTACTAAATTTCCTTTTTCGGCTTCTTCGCCGATATTTAATAAGCCCACTTTTGGATTGTCAATTTTGTACACACTTTTTGCTAAAATATTTCCGAGCATCCCAAACTGATATAATACATCGGGCTTGCAATCGGCATTTGTACCCACATCTAAAATTAAACCTACGCCACCATCTTCTTTTGGTAAAACAGAAGTAATGCAAGGGCGAATAACTCCGGAAATAGATTTTACACTAAACATAGACCCTACCAGCATAGAACCGGTATTGCCGGCGCTGGCAAATGAATCTAATTTACCTTGTTTTAAAAGTGAAAAGCCCACCGCAATGCTGGAATTGGGTTTTTGTGCTAAGGCTTTAGTGGGGTGTTCGCCCATCCCAATAACATCGGGAGCGTGAACAATATCAAAGAGTGCAGCATTACCGCCTTCTTCAAGGAGTGTTTTTTTAATGATTGCTTCATCGCCTACCAATACTATTTTGATAGCCGCTGAATTAAATTCTTTTTGAGCGAGGATAGCCCCGCTAATGGTTGCTTTCGGGGCAAAATCGCCACCCATTGCGTCAATACCTATTCGCATAGCACTGAAACAGTTTTAAAAAATGAAAGATGCCCGGGAGCATCTTTAAAATTTAGTGAAAGCATCGAAACAATTACGCTTCTTTACTTCCCTTCATTACCTTTTTACCGCGGTACATACCGGTTTCGGTATTTACTCGGTGATACAAGGAAACATCACCTGTAGCTTTGTCTACAAATAAAGTGCTTGGAACTGCATTGTCGTGCGTTCTTCTCTTGTCTCTGCGCGATTTCGATATTTTGTGTTTGGGATGTGGCATGTTACGTTATTTTAATAATTATGGATATTCTATTTACTCTTTTTACTTTTTAAACTAATATTTTTTAAGGCATCCCAACGGGGGTCTGTAGCCTGTTCTTTCTCTTTTTCCGCTTGCTGAAACTGATTCAGCTTTTTTATTACCTCCTGATTACACAGGCTGGTATCGTTCAAAATTTCGCAAGGAATTTTTTGAAGCGGCATCAGCAAATTCATGTATTCATATATGTATTGTGCAATATCTAACTCCGTTTCCGAAGGCGGAAGCACAATTACTTCATCTTCATTTTTAGGGTCATGTTCTCGTTCTTCGCCAAACTTAACGATAAGCTGTTGTTCCCCTTTCACAGGGATAAAGTTCTCATTTAAACAACGGTCACATTCTACTTGAACCTGGCTGTTAAACTTAAATTTGAGTGCCAACATACCGGATTGTTTTAGCAATTCGACCGTTAAATCAATCTTGGCTTTCTTAATATCTGACCCACTAAACGCGGGTTCTTCAAAGAACTTACTGTCAATCGTATAGTTGAATTCGTGCAGCCCTTGGCTTAAACCCGAAAACGAAATCTTAAATTGACTTAAATAACCCACCGTTTCCTTATTTCAAAAAGGACGGCAAAGGTAGAATTTTTTTTTAAACTACAAAAACTGAGAGACTTCTATTCTTTAGAATAAATATGGGATATATCAATGCACCATTTAAATTACACAGCAGTATCAAACAAACTCCCTTTATCTTGTCTTGGGATTTTGCCTAAGTGCTTGTAAGCCAGTTCGGTTGCTTCTCGTCCGCGAGGAGTGCGTTTGAGGTAACCTTCTTGAATAAGGAAAGGCTCATATACCTCTTCTATGGTATCTCCTTCTTCACCAACTGCTGTTGCAATGGTGGTAATGCCAACCGGTCCCCCTTTAAATTTATCTACAATGGCGGTAAGAATTCGGATATCCATCTCATCTAAGCCGTTTTTATCCACATTTAAGGCATTGAGTGCAATTTGTGCAATGTGCATATCAATTTTTCCGTTGCCTTTTATTTGTGCAAAATCGCGGGTACGGCGCAGCAGTGCATTGGCAATACGCGGTGTTCCCCTGCTCCTGCGTGCAATTTCGTAGGCAGCAATTTCATCAATCTCCACTTTTAAAATTTCACAGGAGCGTTGAACAATTCCGGTTAATAATTTAGAATCATAATATTCCAGTCTCGAATTGATTCCGAATCGCGCCCTGAGCGGGGACGTTAATAAACCTGAGCGCGTGGTGGCACCAATTAAGGTAAAGGGATTTAAATTAATTTGAACACTTCGTGCGTTAGGACCGGAGTCAATCATGATATCGATCCGGTAATCTTCCATGGCCGAATACAGGTATTCTTCTACCACCGGACTTAAACGGTGAATTTCATCAATAAACAACACATCGTTTGCCTCCAAATTGGTAAGCAATCCGGCTAAATCGCCCGGTTTATCGAGCACAGGGCCGCTCGTAGTTTTTATATTAACTCCTAAATCATTGGCAATAATATTGGCTAAGGTGGTTTTTCCTAATCCGGGAGGTCCATGCAGCAATACATGATCGAGTGATTCATTGCGTTGTTTTGCAGCTTCCACAAATATCCGCAAATTGTCCACCACCTTAAATTGACCCATAAAATCGTCAAATTGAGAAGGGCGCAATACTTTTTCGATTTCCTTTTCGGTACTCGAAAATTCAGCACTACTAGGATCTAAATTGGGGTTCATTTGGCTTTGTACTATCAGTTCAGCAAAAATAGGAAATTAAACGGGGCATCGCTAAAAAAGCAAGTGAATACTGTTTTCGATTTATTTACTATCTTGAAAAATATTTCGAATTGGATGGCAAAATTTTTTCAACTATTAGCGGGGGCAATTTTGGGGATGTTATTGCTTAGCAATGGCCGATCCATAGCACAAACAGACTCCCAATCAGATTCCATTTCCTTTGGTCGCGCAAGTTATTATCACAACAAATTTGCAGGTAGAAAAACATCCAGCGGGGAAATTTTTTCGCAACAAAAGTTAACTGCTGCGCATAAAACGCTACCCTTGGGAACCTACGTTAAGGTGACCAATTTAAAGAACCGAAAAAGTGTGGTGGTAAAAGTAAATGACCGCCTCCCTCAACATTCTAAGAGAACAATAGATCTTTCAAAAGCGGCAGCACAGGAATTAAATATGATTAAGAGTGGCTTGGCAAAAGTTAGTCTCGAAATTGTATCCAAATAAGCTACAACACATCCCAATCGCTTAAAGTAAAATTCCAATTTGCTGCTGCGAGCACCTCAGCTTCGTTTTCGGTTACATTCTTACCTAGCAAGTGCAAGGCCCTGGGATTAAACTTTTCGGGGATTTTTAGAAAACCGCTTTTTAAAAACAGCTCATTGTTTGTGTTGGAGGTGGAGGTGTAAAACATACCGAGTTTTTCTTTAAAATAAACACTGCAGTTTTTGCGTAAGTGCGCCATAAGTTGAGCAAAATCTATTGGAGACTTGCCTGCAAAATCGAGTACAACTGCGGCTTTACTTCCTAATAAATCTTCTATCGAAATAATGGCAGCAGCAACCATAACCCCATCTTTAGTGGCTGAAAAAAAATGCGGTGTGCCATGTGGTTTTTCCTCGTATCGCCAATGGAGGTAATCGTAATCGCGAAGCAAAGCGTTTTTAAACTGCGTATTAAAAGCCAGAAAAAGATCGACCATTTCAGGATTTAATTTTTCTTTCAATTCAATTTTATAATCAGCTTGTAAGGATGGAACTTTGCTGCTGTAAAAAAAATCCGAAACTACTCCAATAACTCTATGGATGTTGAGGAAATTGATTTTTGCCGCAATAATATTTTCTATTTTTACAGGTAAAATAAAAGTGCTGAAAGTTTCAATTTTAGTGTATCCGTTGTACTTTAAAAACGTGTGAATGCTTTTTCCATTCGGAAAGGTGTAAATCATGTTTACATCACTTTTCAAGAGTTGTTCGGTCGCATATTCGGCGAGTTTTCGAAACACGCCTTTTCCTCTGGCAGCTTCACTTACACCCACATCTTGCACCATGGCAATTTTCTTTTTAATACCGTTTAACTGCGCCACATAAACAGGGCAATGGTAGTAACCAAGAATAGCTGCTCCTTCTTTGCAGAGGTAAATTTGGGGCGCAGCATGCGGCAAAAGGTAATACTTCCACATCCATTTTTGCAGGTCGTATTTATCGGCATGAAGCGAATCTCCGTCACGCAGCACCTTTGCCATCAACCGAATTAACGCTTCACGATCCTTTTCTTCAGCTCTGCAAAACGTTAAGCCCAATGCTTTTGATGTCATGTTTTTTTTGATAATTTTTTACCACTTCGCTCACGGTTCCAAATTTGAAATGCGTAAGCAGTTTTTCGGTGGAAGGCAGTGTTTTGCTTAGACGTGTATAGTGGGTGAATTGAGCTTTTCGTTCAATTTTTATTTTAGGATGTGTGGGATCGTATTCCCAAGGATGAATGTAAAACATGTTGTATTTTTCATTCTTGGTTCGCTTTTTTATTCCATTGTTGGTGAAGGAATAGGGAAAGAGTCGAAAATAGGCACCACCAATTGCCCAACGTTTGCGCAAGTATGTAAAAGTGGATACCGGAAATTCCAAGATGTTAGCTTCTTTAATTTTAAAGATTTCATCCGGACAACTTGCAATGCCATAGCGCCAAGTTTTAATGGGCGATATGGAGCAATCGATTTTGTAGCCTTCTTCGGCCAGAATTTCCAAAGCCCATAAACTTTGTGAAGTGATGGAAAAGAAGGGAGCGCGATAACAGGTTACCTCTTGTGCAGTTAAATCTTCGAGGATGTGCTTGGTGTCGCGAATTTCTTTGCGGAATTGTTCCGGACTTAGGTTGTAAACTTTTTCGTGTGAATAGCCGTGTGAAGCAAGCTCGTGACCGGCAGCAGCCAATTCCTTTATTAATTTGGGATATTCTTTTGCCACCCAACCTAGGGTAAAAAAAGTTCCTTTAACCTGGTGCTTTTGCAAAGCATTGAAAACCGGATAAAATCCTTTCTCAATGCGTCTTTCATAATTGCTCCAATCGCTGAATGGAAGCTCAATACCGTGGTACCAATCTTCGAAATCAACTGTAAAAGCATTTGTTATTGCTGTCATATCTCAATAAAAAACTAACCAAACAAAAACAGAAGTGAGCATAAAAAGGATTGATTTAGCAATTTCTTTGTAGAGTCTTTTGAGTCGTGTTTTTCTATTGTTTTCATCGTCTTCTCTGAAATCTTTTATCCCTAAAAGCAAAAATATCAATCCCACAAAAAAAGGAATAAATACCATGAGCGGCACATGAAACATACGAAGGAGAACTGCAATGGCAAAGTAATTCATACTAAAAATCAAGATTATAATTTTGCTCCTAACACACAGGTCTTTTTGTATTGACGCGAATTCCCGTTTAAATCAAAAACCTCAACCAATATTACATAAATTCCTATTCGGGCTTTATCTCGATCGTTCGTAATTCCATCCCACGAATAGGTTCCGGCATTACCCCATAATTCATTTTTTACCAGACTTCTGATAAGGCGACCTTTATCGTCAAAAATACTGATACTGCCTGCATATCCCGGAATATCTGTTTTGTAGGAAATGTTTACTACATCTTGGTATCCATCGTTATCAGGCGAAAAAACTTCCGGTTCAATACTTACTTGATCATTTGCACTACTGGCATTTTCGGTGTATTGTGAATTTTTATACGAGGGAGTTGCAAAGCCCACATTTTGTGAGGCTGAATGCCAATTTAAGCCATCCTGTGTACTTCTATCAAAATTAATTCGCTCGAGCGAAACGCCTTTGGTAGAAACCAATAGCGGGAATTGCCATGAATCATAATAATGCAAATCGTCAATAATTTTTTGTTGCGGCGTACTTAATACCACTGTTCCATCCGAAATATTTAAAGATGGAATACCAGGCATTTGCCAGAAACCTCGGGGGTTGGGAGTATAATATTGATAGGTTATAATTTCAGAATTTTCGGAAAGCACAAGATACTCGCCGGGAAGCAACATGTAGGTTTCTGTTCCGGGAGCAATAGTATATAGGCTTTTTAATTCGTTTGTAACAGTGTCTTTTGAAGATAGAATCAACTGCGACAAATCAAGTACTTTTGTGGAACGATTGTAAAGTTCAATAAAATCGGTACCACCACTAATTGGGTCAAATAAAACTTCGTTTATAACCACATCGTTGTATTCTGCTTCTTCCCACAATCCAAAGCGTGCGGAATTGTAATTGCTTATTGAATTGCCCGAACAATCTTTTATGTTCGTATTAACCGTTACGGTGTAAATTGTTTTTAACTGCATCGCAATTGGTAAAACAATATTCACAGAGGTTGAGTCTGAGTCTAAAGTAAAGCTTGTACCGAAAGGTAAAACAATTCCATTGTCAAACGTATAGGTGTTAATATCTACTAAGGCCGCATAGCTCACAGGTTCATCAAAAAATAATTTTACACTACTGTTTGAAGTAACAATTGCCCTTAGCAGGCTTGGTGCTTCTGTATCGGTAAATGTACCGAGCACTGAATTAGGTTTTCCCGGTGTTCCACCTTTAGGGTTGGTAGAAGCAATCCAGTTTAATTTGTTGTAACAAAGAAAGTCCATATCAATAAGTTCAAGGCTCCAACCTCCAGCTTTCTTAGTGTTATTGCGGTACCAAGTATCC
The sequence above is a segment of the Bacteroidota bacterium genome. Coding sequences within it:
- a CDS encoding septal ring lytic transglycosylase RlpA family protein; its protein translation is MAKFFQLLAGAILGMLLLSNGRSIAQTDSQSDSISFGRASYYHNKFAGRKTSSGEIFSQQKLTAAHKTLPLGTYVKVTNLKNRKSVVVKVNDRLPQHSKRTIDLSKAAAQELNMIKSGLAKVSLEIVSK
- a CDS encoding DUF3473 domain-containing protein, giving the protein MTAITNAFTVDFEDWYHGIELPFSDWSNYERRIEKGFYPVFNALQKHQVKGTFFTLGWVAKEYPKLIKELAAAGHELASHGYSHEKVYNLSPEQFRKEIRDTKHILEDLTAQEVTCYRAPFFSITSQSLWALEILAEEGYKIDCSISPIKTWRYGIASCPDEIFKIKEANILEFPVSTFTYLRKRWAIGGAYFRLFPYSFTNNGIKKRTKNEKYNMFYIHPWEYDPTHPKIKIERKAQFTHYTRLSKTLPSTEKLLTHFKFGTVSEVVKNYQKKHDIKSIGLNVLQS
- the ruvB gene encoding Holliday junction branch migration DNA helicase RuvB, with protein sequence MNPNLDPSSAEFSSTEKEIEKVLRPSQFDDFMGQFKVVDNLRIFVEAAKQRNESLDHVLLHGPPGLGKTTLANIIANDLGVNIKTTSGPVLDKPGDLAGLLTNLEANDVLFIDEIHRLSPVVEEYLYSAMEDYRIDIMIDSGPNARSVQINLNPFTLIGATTRSGLLTSPLRARFGINSRLEYYDSKLLTGIVQRSCEILKVEIDEIAAYEIARRSRGTPRIANALLRRTRDFAQIKGNGKIDMHIAQIALNALNVDKNGLDEMDIRILTAIVDKFKGGPVGITTIATAVGEEGDTIEEVYEPFLIQEGYLKRTPRGREATELAYKHLGKIPRQDKGSLFDTAV
- the plsX gene encoding phosphate acyltransferase PlsX — its product is MRIGIDAMGGDFAPKATISGAILAQKEFNSAAIKIVLVGDEAIIKKTLLEEGGNAALFDIVHAPDVIGMGEHPTKALAQKPNSSIAVGFSLLKQGKLDSFASAGNTGSMLVGSMFSVKSISGVIRPCITSVLPKEDGGVGLILDVGTNADCKPDVLYQFGMLGNILAKSVYKIDNPKVGLLNIGEEAEKGNLVSQAAHALMKDSTHFNFIGNVEGRDLFSSAVDVIVCDGFTGNVVLKEAEAFYTLIKKRGRSDEFFDRFNYENYGGTPILGVNANVLIGHGISNPIAIKNMLLLSKDVINAKLPEKIKEAFN
- a CDS encoding GNAT family N-acetyltransferase, which codes for MTSKALGLTFCRAEEKDREALIRLMAKVLRDGDSLHADKYDLQKWMWKYYLLPHAAPQIYLCKEGAAILGYYHCPVYVAQLNGIKKKIAMVQDVGVSEAARGKGVFRKLAEYATEQLLKSDVNMIYTFPNGKSIHTFLKYNGYTKIETFSTFILPVKIENIIAAKINFLNIHRVIGVVSDFFYSSKVPSLQADYKIELKEKLNPEMVDLFLAFNTQFKNALLRDYDYLHWRYEEKPHGTPHFFSATKDGVMVAAAIISIEDLLGSKAAVVLDFAGKSPIDFAQLMAHLRKNCSVYFKEKLGMFYTSTSNTNNELFLKSGFLKIPEKFNPRALHLLGKNVTENEAEVLAAANWNFTLSDWDVL
- a CDS encoding DUF177 domain-containing protein, yielding MGYLSQFKISFSGLSQGLHEFNYTIDSKFFEEPAFSGSDIKKAKIDLTVELLKQSGMLALKFKFNSQVQVECDRCLNENFIPVKGEQQLIVKFGEEREHDPKNEDEVIVLPPSETELDIAQYIYEYMNLLMPLQKIPCEILNDTSLCNQEVIKKLNQFQQAEKEKEQATDPRWDALKNISLKSKKSK
- the thiL gene encoding thiamine-phosphate kinase — protein: MAENNSRTELSELGEFGIIKHLTKNIVLKNESSILGVGDDCAVIDYKNKQTVVTTDMLVEGVHFDLMYVPLKHLGYKSVMVNLSDVYAMNATPRQITVSIAMSNRFSVEALEELYEGIYLACAKCNVDVVGGDTTSSTSGLVISVTAIGEVDAKDIVRRDTAKESDLLVVSGDLGGAYVGLQLLEREKEVYKANPKIQPDLEGNDYILERQLKPEARMDVPELLKKLDVLPTSMIDISDGLSSEVLHLCESSKVGCNLYEEKIPLDPTTINMAREFNLDPTVCALSGGEDYELLFTIDLKDYDKLKGNPNFTIIGHMTAQSAGANLIARNGALYPITAQGWDALLKKE
- the rpmF gene encoding 50S ribosomal protein L32, with the protein product MPHPKHKISKSRRDKRRTHDNAVPSTLFVDKATGDVSLYHRVNTETGMYRGKKVMKGSKEA